In Agromyces sp. Leaf222, the genomic window TGCGGAGGGCCCACTGGGGGTCCTTCAGCCCGTGGCCGGTCACCGTGAGCACGACGCGGGCTCCGGCGGGGATGACGCCGGCCTCCGAGCGCTCGAGCAGGCCGGCGACCGAGATCGCCGACGCGGGCTCGACGAAGATGCCGACCTCCGCCGAGAGGATGCGCTGCGCCTCGAGGATCTTGTCGTCGTCGATGGCGCCGAAGTAGCCGTCGGTCTCGTCGCGCGCCGCGAGGGCGAGCTCCCACGAGGCCGGGTTGCCGATGCGGATCGCGCTCGCGATGGTCTCGGGGTTCTTCACCGGCTCGCCGCGGACGATCGGGGCGGAGCCCGAGGCCTGGAAGCCGAACATGCGCGGCATGCGCGTGGAGTTGCCCGCGGCGAGGTCCTCGCGGTAGCCGCGCGTGTACGCGGTGTAGTTGCCCGCGTTGCCGACCGGGATGAAGTGGAAGTCGGGGGCGTCGCCATGCGCCTCGACGATCTCGAACGCGGCGGTCTTCTGGCCCTCGATGCGGTCGTTGTTGACCGAGTTCACGAGGTGCACCGCATAGTTCTCGGCGAGGTCGCGGGCGATGTCGAGGCAGTCGTCGAAGTTGCCCTGCACCTGCAGGAGCTCTCCGTTGTGCGCGATGGCCTGGCTGAGCTTGCCCATCGCGATCTTGCCCTCTGGCACGAGCACGGCGGCCTTGATGCCGGCGTGCGTCGCGTAGGCGGCCGCCGAGGCCGACGTGTTGCCCGTCGAGGCGCAGATGACGACCTTCGCGCCGTGCTCGACGGCCTTCGTGACGGCCATGGTCATGCCGCGGTCCTTGAAGGAGCCGGTCGGGTTCATGCCCTCGTACTTGACCCACACGTCGGCGCCAGTGCGGCGCGACAGCGCCGGTGCGGGCAGGAGCGGCGTGCCGCCCTCGCCGAGGGTGACGACCGGCGTGGCATCCGTGACGTCGAGACGATCGGCGTACTCGCGGATGACGCCTCGCCACTGGCGGGACGTGGCCTTGGGGCTGGGCTGGTTCACAGTGTTCCTTCGACTCGGAGGACGGACGCGACGGATGCGACGACGGGATTCTCGGCGAGGGAGGTGACGGTCTCGGCGAGCGCGGACTCCGTCGCCTCGTGCGTCCCGATCACCAGCGTAGCCCGCTCGGAGCCACTGCTCACCGTCTGCTGGAGCTGCTCGACGGAGACGCCGTGCTCGCTGAAGACGTGCGCGATGCGCTCGAGCACGCCGGGCTCGTCGACGACCTCGAGCGTGATCGCGTAGCGCGTGGTGATGCGGCCGATGTCGAACATCGGCAGCGCGGCGTGGGTGGACTCGGCCATGCCGGGGCCGCCGATGACGTGGCGTCGGGCGATGGCCACGAGGTCGCCGAGCACGGCCGAGGCGGTCTGCACTCCCCCGGCGCCGGCGCCGTAGAACATCAGCGGGCCGGCGGCGGATGCCTCGACGAAGACGGCGTTGTTCGCCCCGCGCACCGAGGCGAGCGGGTGCTCGCGCGGCACGAGGGCCGGGTACACGCGGGCGGAGACGCCCTCTTCGCCGGTCTCGGCGTCGACGAGGCGCTCGCAGATCGCGAGGAGCTTCACGACGAAGCCGGCGCGGCGGGCCGAGTCGACCTGCGCGGCGCTCACCTCGGTGATGCCCTCGCGGTGCACGGCCTCGACGGGCACGTTGGTGTGGAACGCGATGCTCGCGAGGATCGCGGCCTTCTGCGCGGCGTCGTAGCCGCCGATGTCGGCCGTCGGGTCGGCTTCGGCGTACCCGAGCTCGGTCGCGGTGGCCAGGGCGTCCTCGAGGGAGGCGCCCGTGGTGTCCATGCGGTCGAGGATGAAGTTCGTGGTGCCGTTCACGATGCCGAGGATGCGCTCGACCCGGTCGCCGGCGAGGCTCTCGCGGAGCGGACGCAGGATCGGGATGGCTCCGCCGACCGCGGCCTCGTAGGAGAGCTGGGCGCCGACCTGCTCGGCTGCGGCGTAGAGCTCGGGGCCGTGCGTCGCGAGCAGGGCCTTGTTGCCGGTGACGACGTCGGCACCGGAGGCGATGGCCTTCAGCACGAGCGTGCGAGCGGGCTCGAGGCCGCCCATGAGCTCGATGACGATGTCGGAGCCGAGGATCAGGGCGTCGGCGTCGGTCGTGAGCAGCTCGCGCGGCAGGTCGACGTCGCGCTTGGCCTCGAGGTCGCGCACCGCGACGCCGACGAGCTCGATGCGCGCGCCGATGCGCTGGGCGAGCTCGTCGCCGTGCTCGAGCAGGAGCCGGGCGACCTGGGAGCCGACGGAGCCGGCTCCGAGCAGGCCGACCCGGATGGAGCGGTACTCGATCATGCGGTGGTTCCTCCGGTGGAGTTCGGTGCGGGATGCGGCGTTGCGAGCCCCGCGTCACGTGCGAGCAGGTCGTCGACCGTCTCGCCGCGCACGATCACGCGAGCCGCGCCGTCGCGCACGGCGACGACCGGCGGACGCGGCACGTGGTTGTAGTTGTTCGAGAGCGACCAGCAGTATGCGCCGGTGGCCGCGACGGCGACGAGGTCGCCGGGTGCGACGTCGTGCGGCAGGTAGTCGGCGTCGACGACGATGTCGCCGGATTCGCAGTGCTTGCCGGCGACGCGCACGAGGGCGGGCGGCTCGTCGGACACGCGGCCCGCGAGCCGCACGGTGTAGTCGGCGCCGTAGAGGGCGGTGCGGGCGTTGTCGCTCATGCCGCCGTCGACCGACACGTAGTGGCGCCATCCGCCCTCGATGGGCACGGGCTTGACGGTGCCGACGGTGTAGAGCGTGATGCCGGCGGGGCCGATGATCGACCGGCCGGGCTCGAAGGCGAGCTTCGGCACCGGCACCCCGTGGTCGCGGCAGGCGCGTGCCACGGCATCGGCGATGCCCTGGGCGATCTGCTCGATCGGCGTCGGGTCGTCGGCCGACGTGTAGGCGATGCCGAACCCGCCGCCGAGGTTGAGCTCTGGCAGCGGCGAGATGCGGGCGAGCTCGGCGTGTGCAGCGAGGAGGCGTTCGGCCGACTCGGCGAAGCCCGCCGAGTCGAAGATCTGCGACCCGATGTGGCAGTGCAGGCCGAGGAAGTCGAGGGAGGCAGAGGAGCGGATACGGGTGCCGAGTTCGACCGCCCGGTCGAGCGAGACGCCGAACTTCTGGTCTTCGTGGGCCGTGGCCAGGAACTCGTGGGTCGAGGCGTGCACGCCGCTGTTGACGCGCAGGCGCACGCGCTGCACGCGACCGGCACGCGCCGCGGCATCGGCCACGCGCTCGATCTCGATCTCGGAGTCGAGGATGATCGCGCCGACGCCGACGCCGACCGCCCGCTCGATCTCGGCGGCCGACTTGTTGTTGCCGTGGAACCCGATGCGCGCGGGGTCGGCGCCCGCGGCGAGCGCGACCGCGAGCTCGCCGCCGCTGCACACGTCGACCGACAGGCCCTCGCCGGTGACCCAGCGCACGATCTCGCTCGAGAGGAACGCCTTGCCCGCGTAGTAGACGGAGACGTTCGTGCCGACGGATGCCGCGGCGGACTCGAATGCGGCGCGCAGGCGCCTGGCACGGGACCTGGCGTCGCCCTCGTCGACGACGTAGAGCGGCGTGCCGTAGGTCGCGACGAGCGTCTCGGCGTCGACGCCGCCGATGACGAGGCGGCCGGCGTCGTCGCGATGCGCACCGATCGGCCAGACCTGCTCGGCGAGCGCGTTCGCATCGGCGGGCGCATGCAGCCATCCGGGAGCTGCGGTGGTCGTTGCCACGGGGAAACCTTCGGGGACGTGATGGATCGTGAACCTCGCTCGAGGCGAGCGAACCCGGATCGATTCGGCGAAGCCTGCTGCGAACCGCCCTTGTGGGGTGGCCTCCCGGGAGTCTACCGAGTGCTCAGGCAGCGGCCGAATCCGTGACGCCGCGTGCACGCCCGGCGTGCGCCGGCCGTGCGGGGGCGGTGCGCGGCCGCCTCGCGGGCGGCCCCGCCGGGCGCGCGGCCGGTCAGTCGCAGGTGCCGAGCACCTGCAGGGCATCCTCGCTGAACGCGAGATCGCTCGCCTGGAACGTGACCGTGGCGACGCCGGGCTCGAGCTGGATGCCGTCGACCTCCGCACCCTCGGGGAGGTACTTCGCGACGCACACGTCGAGCGGCGAGCGGAGCAGGTTCGGCATGTTGTCGAGCGCGAGCTTGCGGTCGCCGGTGCCGAGCTCGACGCCGACCGGCGTGAGCACGACGGAGGTGCCGGCGGCCTCGACCTCGGCCGTGACCGAGTAGGCGATCGAGAGGCCGAGCACGTCGAACTGGCCCTTGTAGCCGACGGTGCCGTCGCCGATCACGATCTCGCCGTCGACGCCCGGCACGTCGACGAGCGCGTTGAGGGATGCCTGGTCGGCGGTCACCTCGCCCTCGACGAAGTCGATCGTGCCGCCCTCGCGCACCGGCACGCCGTGCGCGATGACGTGCACGTCGACCGGGTTGCCGTCGATCGTCAGCTCGGGTGCGTCGGCCGTGATCTGGGCGAGGGAGCCCGTGAGCAACTGGGCGAGCACCGAGAATCCGCCGATCTGCACGTCGACGTCACCCTCGACCCCCTCTGGCAGGGAGGACTGCGCCTCGTCGGCGATGCCCTGCTCGATCGCCGAGCGCGTCAGCAGGTCGGCGACCACGAGCACCGCGGCGACCACGAGCACGATCACGCCGGCGATGATCCAGCGGCGACCGGTGCGGCGGCGGGCCGGGTCGACCGGCTTCGTCCCGGCCGGCGCGGTTCCGACCGGCGCGGTTCCTGCGACGGACGCGGCGCCTGTAGCGGGCGCGGCTCCTGCGGCAGTGGCGCCGGCGACGGTCGCGCTCGCAGGGGCGACGCCGTCGGGGATCACCTCGGTCGGCTGGTGGTCGGCCGACAGCGGCTCGAGCACGGCGGTGGGCGCCAGTTCGTCGTCGGGCGTCACAGCCTCATCGGGCGTCACGGCCTCGTCGGGCGTCACGGCCTCATCGGGCGTCACGGCATCGTCGCGCACAGCGCTCTCGGACGCCGCGCCCGGCGGAACCGCCTCGTCTGGCTCACGGCCGCCAGCGGCATCCGTCTCGTCCGAACCGTCGCGGGGTGTGCTCATCGGGGCCTCCGTGCTCGTCGTGCCGTGCGGTGCAGCGTATCGAAGTCACATGCGCTCGGGCGCGGAGACTCCCAGCAGGTCGAGGCCGTTGCGGATGACCTGGCCCGTCGCGTCGTTCAGCCACAGGCGCGTGCGGTGCAGGTCGCCGACGGGCTCCTCGCCGAGCGGCAGCACACGGCAGTTGTCGTACCAGCGGTGGTAGAGGCCGGCGAGCTCTTCGATGTAGCGGGCCACGCGGTGCGGCTCGCGGAGCTCGGCGGACTGCGCGACGATGCGCGGGAACTCCTGCAGCGCGCCGAGCAGCGCGGACTCCGCCTCGTGCTCGAGCAGCTCGGGCGCGAAGGTCGAACGGTCGACGCCGACGGATGCCGCGTTGCGGTCGACCGCGCACGTGCGCGCATGGGCGTACTGCACGTAGAAGACGGGGTTGTCGTTCGTGCGACGGGTGAGGATCTCGGGGTCGATCGTGAGCGGCGAGTCGGCGGGATAGCG contains:
- the thrC gene encoding threonine synthase, whose translation is MNQPSPKATSRQWRGVIREYADRLDVTDATPVVTLGEGGTPLLPAPALSRRTGADVWVKYEGMNPTGSFKDRGMTMAVTKAVEHGAKVVICASTGNTSASAAAYATHAGIKAAVLVPEGKIAMGKLSQAIAHNGELLQVQGNFDDCLDIARDLAENYAVHLVNSVNNDRIEGQKTAAFEIVEAHGDAPDFHFIPVGNAGNYTAYTRGYREDLAAGNSTRMPRMFGFQASGSAPIVRGEPVKNPETIASAIRIGNPASWELALAARDETDGYFGAIDDDKILEAQRILSAEVGIFVEPASAISVAGLLERSEAGVIPAGARVVLTVTGHGLKDPQWALRTADGSDVQPTIVPVDTAQIAAVLGLTS
- a CDS encoding DUF2993 domain-containing protein gives rise to the protein MSTPRDGSDETDAAGGREPDEAVPPGAASESAVRDDAVTPDEAVTPDEAVTPDEAVTPDDELAPTAVLEPLSADHQPTEVIPDGVAPASATVAGATAAGAAPATGAASVAGTAPVGTAPAGTKPVDPARRRTGRRWIIAGVIVLVVAAVLVVADLLTRSAIEQGIADEAQSSLPEGVEGDVDVQIGGFSVLAQLLTGSLAQITADAPELTIDGNPVDVHVIAHGVPVREGGTIDFVEGEVTADQASLNALVDVPGVDGEIVIGDGTVGYKGQFDVLGLSIAYSVTAEVEAAGTSVVLTPVGVELGTGDRKLALDNMPNLLRSPLDVCVAKYLPEGAEVDGIQLEPGVATVTFQASDLAFSEDALQVLGTCD
- a CDS encoding homoserine dehydrogenase, whose product is MIEYRSIRVGLLGAGSVGSQVARLLLEHGDELAQRIGARIELVGVAVRDLEAKRDVDLPRELLTTDADALILGSDIVIELMGGLEPARTLVLKAIASGADVVTGNKALLATHGPELYAAAEQVGAQLSYEAAVGGAIPILRPLRESLAGDRVERILGIVNGTTNFILDRMDTTGASLEDALATATELGYAEADPTADIGGYDAAQKAAILASIAFHTNVPVEAVHREGITEVSAAQVDSARRAGFVVKLLAICERLVDAETGEEGVSARVYPALVPREHPLASVRGANNAVFVEASAAGPLMFYGAGAGGVQTASAVLGDLVAIARRHVIGGPGMAESTHAALPMFDIGRITTRYAITLEVVDEPGVLERIAHVFSEHGVSVEQLQQTVSSGSERATLVIGTHEATESALAETVTSLAENPVVASVASVLRVEGTL
- the lysA gene encoding diaminopimelate decarboxylase; translation: MATTTAAPGWLHAPADANALAEQVWPIGAHRDDAGRLVIGGVDAETLVATYGTPLYVVDEGDARSRARRLRAAFESAAASVGTNVSVYYAGKAFLSSEIVRWVTGEGLSVDVCSGGELAVALAAGADPARIGFHGNNKSAAEIERAVGVGVGAIILDSEIEIERVADAAARAGRVQRVRLRVNSGVHASTHEFLATAHEDQKFGVSLDRAVELGTRIRSSASLDFLGLHCHIGSQIFDSAGFAESAERLLAAHAELARISPLPELNLGGGFGIAYTSADDPTPIEQIAQGIADAVARACRDHGVPVPKLAFEPGRSIIGPAGITLYTVGTVKPVPIEGGWRHYVSVDGGMSDNARTALYGADYTVRLAGRVSDEPPALVRVAGKHCESGDIVVDADYLPHDVAPGDLVAVAATGAYCWSLSNNYNHVPRPPVVAVRDGAARVIVRGETVDDLLARDAGLATPHPAPNSTGGTTA